A single window of Leptospira semungkisensis DNA harbors:
- a CDS encoding DJ-1/PfpI family protein — MMSSEFHIGILIFPDLTPLDMVGPYEVFSRMKGAKVSLVAESKDPIRSERGMFFIPDLNLEESPDFDLVLVPGGLGVNRLMENQKILSWLKAKAEKASYLTSVCTGSLVLASAGLLKGYQATSHWLSLDVLELFPEVEVKKDRVVLDKDRASGGGVTAGIDFALSLVAELQSKKAAEEIQLILEYNPAPPFSAGHPSTAPAEVLEETITSRKKAQDLRKEIAGRAIQNLKKQ; from the coding sequence ATCATGTCTTCTGAATTTCATATTGGGATCTTAATTTTTCCGGATCTGACCCCTCTGGATATGGTCGGCCCCTACGAAGTATTTTCTAGAATGAAAGGTGCCAAGGTTTCCCTGGTGGCGGAATCCAAGGATCCAATCCGCTCTGAAAGAGGAATGTTTTTCATCCCCGATCTAAACCTGGAGGAATCTCCTGATTTCGATCTAGTATTGGTTCCTGGAGGCCTCGGGGTCAACCGCCTCATGGAGAATCAGAAAATTCTCTCTTGGTTGAAAGCAAAGGCAGAAAAAGCAAGTTATCTCACTTCAGTTTGCACTGGCTCATTGGTACTTGCTTCTGCTGGATTATTGAAAGGCTATCAGGCCACAAGTCATTGGCTTTCTTTAGATGTGCTAGAGCTCTTTCCTGAAGTAGAAGTGAAAAAAGATAGAGTGGTCCTCGATAAGGATCGTGCCTCGGGAGGAGGAGTTACGGCAGGGATTGACTTTGCACTTTCTCTGGTTGCTGAACTCCAAAGCAAGAAAGCAGCTGAAGAGATTCAGTTGATCTTGGAATACAATCCGGCTCCCCCATTTTCCGCAGGACACCCGAGCACCGCACCTGCAGAAGTCTTGGAAGAAACAATAACTTCGAGAAAGAAGGCTCAGGATCTCCGCAAAGAGATCGCAGGCCGAGCAATACAAAACCTAAAGAAGCAATAA
- a CDS encoding helix-turn-helix domain-containing protein, which translates to MAKTIYTEEYKIFQRLLKKAREESGLTQIEVAQALDAPQSFVSKIEAGDRRIDVIEFWRLARLYKKPYDFFFRFEEKLESKPKKKSLKAASSLKKKSRS; encoded by the coding sequence TTGGCCAAGACGATCTATACAGAAGAATACAAGATCTTTCAACGCTTATTAAAGAAGGCGAGGGAGGAGTCTGGCCTGACCCAAATCGAAGTCGCTCAGGCGTTAGATGCTCCACAATCCTTTGTTTCTAAGATAGAGGCCGGAGATAGAAGGATAGATGTGATAGAATTCTGGCGATTGGCAAGATTGTATAAAAAGCCTTACGACTTCTTCTTCCGATTCGAAGAGAAATTAGAATCCAAGCCCAAGAAAAAATCTCTCAAAGCCGCAAGCTCTCTTAAGAAGAAGAGCAGATCCTGA